The Methanococcus voltae nucleotide sequence TTTGGCAATAAAAGATAACCTTCGATGGTCTGATGGATAAGCTTCAAACAGATTATTTACAGTAATTATGGATGATTCCTTGGTTTGCTCCAGCCTGACCTGATCTTCAGCTTTTATATTGGTATATATGTAGTAAGAACTAACAATAATAACTGTTATCAGTGCCAATATCAAAACCGAACGAAGGTGCCTATAATAAATTCTTGAAGATTTTTTTGATTTTGACTTCAAAGACTTTACTTTATCGCTATACTCCTCAGCAGACATTATTTCCCCCTTAAATATAACAATATTGTCAATAATTAATGATAAATAATGGGTATCATAAATAAAATTAAATATAATAAAAATTTGAATAATTTGAATAATTTAAATATAATGTACCAAGTACAAAATACTCTTTTTATAATGTACTCTATCTTTTACATTTTATATTAATTTATGGGTTTAGATTAGCGATAAGTACGAGGTAATTTACTCATAAATTGGTTTAATTTTCAAATTGTAAGGTAACTGTAGCATTTGCAGATAAATTATCCGTAATATAATCTCTTAAATATTCTTTATCAGATTCGGAAATTGGCGTATCGTTTGCCAATACGATTGTTATATCATATTGACCTTCACGGTTGATTATCTCAGAACGTATGAAGTATAATCTTGCATCTGAACCATTATAACCTGCATTTAGAAAATTTACGGCAGATTTTGCAAGTATATCCACATCACCCACATTTTTAACCTGTTGGTTTAAAACATCGTTCATGAAATGGGAAGTCATAGCATAAGAAATTACAAGTATTGCCAATACCATAACTGAAAATTCCAAAGATAATTGACCTTTTTTACCCCTTTTTCGACGATTATTCATTTTAAAAATATTATTTTCTATTTTTTTCAAAGTTTCACCGAATAATGTGAAATTATTGAGAAATTATTTTTATACAAGTATATTTAATTCATAGATTATTTCACATAATATATCATATTTTTTTTATGATATATATGAATATAGTAATTATTGATGATAGTAATTATAAATGAATAACTGAAATCATGTCATGATAAATTAAACCATAAAATAAGAATAATAAAATAGAAAATAAAAATAAGAATAAAATTTAAATTGGGTAAATATTTAAGTATTTTACAACTAAAATTGTTATATAACTTAGCAATACAAAAGGTACGAAAGGATAAGTTTTTAAAATATTTAATTCATCCAATTTACCTTTAGAATTTAAATCCCTTATCAATTCCATTTCTTCATTGGATATACCTTCGCCATCTAAATTAATAACTTTGCCTTCTATTTTTCCAATTTGGGCATTAAACATTATTTTTATACGTTTTAAAAGTCCAGAATTTTCAACAGTGACATTTTCACCGTTTATGATAATTATATCCCGTATAATATCGCCTTCATTTAATTCAGAAACGGGCTTTTTCGTAGATATTTCTTCACCAGTTAAAGCATACAATACTACTGAAAGTAAGCATAATTCTAGGCCATAAACTATGAAAGTCATTAGTACATTTTGAGTTACGAAATAAGAGCTATCTACCAAATATATTATAATAAGATATAATGGTGATAAATAACCCAAATATTTTGATAAAGTTCGATAACCTGAAAATTTCCTAATTGATATTATTGATAAAATTGCAAAACCCCAAACAAACAAAGTTTTGAAAGGTAAACCATAAAAAGTTACCAAATAAGTAATAAAGCCAATTATCATTGCCATATATCCTGCAGAAGGTACGATTTCTTTCCAATATTTTATAAATATGGATTTCATTGGCCAAATACTTGCAAATATGAAACTTAACAAGATTATTGCAAAAATTGGGATGGGGATGTATAAAAAGCTAGAATATGCAAATATGGGCGCCAATGTGGCAAAAAGCTTAATATCTCCTCCCCCCATACCTACACCAAGTATTAAGCCCAAAATTAGCGTAGATATTAATGCAGTTATCGAATCAAAGCCGAAATAATAAAATCCAACAGAAATGTTTATCAAAAACATAAAAATTGTGATATAATGAGGTATTATCTTTTCCTTTATATCGGTGTAAGTAGCCAAACCAATTAATAATCCATTTAAAATGTATGCAATAATCAAAAAATCCATAATTCCACGTTTAAATCCATATAGTTCTATATTTTATTTAATTATTTAAAATATAGTAGTTATTTGGTTATTATTTTAATTTATCTTATTTTTATCTTAATTTATCTTAAGTATTTTATATATTACTTATTTTAATTTCATTAGTCATTATTCTTTCCAAGTTTATTTTCTACATTCTTTTTAATATTTTCCAATATAGATGGGTCTTCGTCTAATTTCTTAACAGCTTCTTCAATAGTATCCATTTGCGTGATTTCTAATATTTGTTTCAAAACTTCAGAAGCTATTTCGGGTTTATGAATCCATTTACATTTCATACAGCTCCATATTTTAGAACCATCCTTTCTTGTAATGCAATCTCCCAACTCTTCATCATTACAGGGGTAAAATGGACAATAGCACCATAAACACGATTGGCCTTCATAATGGCAAGGGTAATATTCGCAGTTTGTATTTGAACCAGATGTTTCCAATACTTTTTTTAAATGTTGTTTTGCAAGTTCTATCATATTATTACACCCATATCTAAATAATATATACGCTTTAATTAATTTTATTTACTCTAAGTTATATTTACTTATTTTAGTTACGTTATTTACGTTATTTATTTTTTATTATAGTATAATTTATAACTATGTTTACGTATTTAGAATATATCATTCTAAATTATTTATTAATTGCCATTTTATTTTTGGTAATTTATATTTGTCATTGTAGTTCATAGCAGATTAATATTAAAATTTTAATTAATTCTAAAATGGGTCATAATGATATATTTATTACACATGTGTGACATATGAATATTGAATTAAAATAAAAATATTAAAAAATTGCAAAAATTAAATAATAATTGAGGAACAATATGGTAAATCATAAAAATAATATGGATAACTTAAGCATTGAAAGCCTATTTGATGAAACAAAGAAAATAAAAGACCCCGAACTTAGAGAAAAAACAATTGAATTTATAAAAAATCCGATTCCAACACATTGTGAAATAGAAAATTCAAATGTTTCCTTGGAAGAATCCCCTGCGAGTGTTAAAAGACATCATAAATATCCAAAAGGACTTTTAGAGCATACTATGGCAGTTACTAAACTATCCTACAATATTGCGACAGCTTTAGAAGATGTTTATGGATTAGAACTGGATAAAGATTTAATAGTTTCGGGAGCCTTACTTCATGATATCATGAAACCCCAAAACTACGTATTAAAAGAAGAAATAAAAGAATATAAAGTTAGAAATAACGAAAATAAAGAAAGTAACGGAAACAAAAATAATGCAGATTGTGAATCTGAGAAACCTGGATACACGATTGAAACGAAAGTTATTAGAAGATTTGACCATACTTCAGATTTCCATTTGGAACATTTGACATTGGCGGTGTCAGAATTATATAAAAGAGATTTTCCATTGAAATTGATTAAAGTAGTTTCGAGTCACCATGGTGATTTTGGGTCTTCACGTCCTGATTCTATAGAAGCTTGGATTATACACCTTGCTGATAATATGGACGCTAATTTAAACGATATAGCAATTAGAATCGGAAATTCAAGGGCAAGAGACTTAAATATTGAAGATAATAAATTATACGAAAAAATAACTCCTTTGAAAATTTATGAATTACGTTCACATATTGGAAAAGACAATTTAATTGAATATTTAAAAGAGTTAATGGAATTAAACCCAAAAAATGAAAATGACGACACAGTTGAAAATAATAATAATAATGCTAAAAATTAAATT carries:
- a CDS encoding class III signal peptide-containing protein, which translates into the protein MKKIENNIFKMNNRRKRGKKGQLSLEFSVMVLAILVISYAMTSHFMNDVLNQQVKNVGDVDILAKSAVNFLNAGYNGSDARLYFIRSEIINREGQYDITIVLANDTPISESDKEYLRDYITDNLSANATVTLQFEN
- a CDS encoding A24 family peptidase C-terminal domain-containing protein — translated: MDFLIIAYILNGLLIGLATYTDIKEKIIPHYITIFMFLINISVGFYYFGFDSITALISTLILGLILGVGMGGGDIKLFATLAPIFAYSSFLYIPIPIFAIILLSFIFASIWPMKSIFIKYWKEIVPSAGYMAMIIGFITYLVTFYGLPFKTLFVWGFAILSIISIRKFSGYRTLSKYLGYLSPLYLIIIYLVDSSYFVTQNVLMTFIVYGLELCLLSVVLYALTGEEISTKKPVSELNEGDIIRDIIIINGENVTVENSGLLKRIKIMFNAQIGKIEGKVINLDGEGISNEEMELIRDLNSKGKLDELNILKTYPFVPFVLLSYITILVVKYLNIYPI
- a CDS encoding cysteine-rich small domain-containing protein translates to MIELAKQHLKKVLETSGSNTNCEYYPCHYEGQSCLWCYCPFYPCNDEELGDCITRKDGSKIWSCMKCKWIHKPEIASEVLKQILEITQMDTIEEAVKKLDEDPSILENIKKNVENKLGKNND
- a CDS encoding HDIG domain-containing metalloprotein, which codes for MVNHKNNMDNLSIESLFDETKKIKDPELREKTIEFIKNPIPTHCEIENSNVSLEESPASVKRHHKYPKGLLEHTMAVTKLSYNIATALEDVYGLELDKDLIVSGALLHDIMKPQNYVLKEEIKEYKVRNNENKESNGNKNNADCESEKPGYTIETKVIRRFDHTSDFHLEHLTLAVSELYKRDFPLKLIKVVSSHHGDFGSSRPDSIEAWIIHLADNMDANLNDIAIRIGNSRARDLNIEDNKLYEKITPLKIYELRSHIGKDNLIEYLKELMELNPKNENDDTVENNNNNAKN